Proteins from a single region of Hermetia illucens chromosome 3, iHerIll2.2.curated.20191125, whole genome shotgun sequence:
- the LOC119652973 gene encoding NAD(P)H-hydrate epimerase yields the protein MLSAGKVVCRSFKRVCQPRFLSTMKYLNQTEAINVDVELFNEYKFSVDQLMELAGLSCAHAIAKCYSAESHKNVLVCCGPGNNGGDGLVCARHLALMNYKPAVYYPKRTDKELYKNLTHQCCSMGVEIINECPSIDQAKGQYSLIVDAIFGFSFKPPVRDAFVPILDLLKQSGIPIVSVDIPSGWHVENGPSADDIQPNLLISLTAPKMCARHFTGEYHYLGGRFVPFALQEKYQLCLPPYHGTDTCVKLSG from the exons ATGTTGAGTGCCGGGAAAGTTGTTTGCCGAAGTTTCAAA AGAGTGTGTCAGCCACGCTTCCTCAGCACAATGAAATATTTGAATCAAACCGAGGCAATAAATGTGGACGTTGAGCTGTTCAATGAATACAAATTCAGCGTTGATCAATTAATGGAACTAGCCGGGTTAAGTTGTGCTCATGCAATCGCAAAATGCTATTCCGCTGAATC aCACAAAAATGTGTTGGTTTGTTGCGGTCCTGGAAATAACGGTGGGGATGGGTTAGTATGTGCCCGCCACTTAGCCCTTATGAACTACAAACCGGCAGTATATTATCCCAAACGCACGGACAAGGAGTTATATAAAAATCTAACTCATCAATGTTGTTCAATGGGTGTGGAAATTATAAACGAATGCCCGTCAATTGACCAAGCAAAAGGACAATATTCATTGATTGTTGATGCGATTTTTGGCTTCAGTTTTAAACCGCCAGTGCGCGATGCATTTGTTCCAATTCTGGATTTGTTGAAACAAAGTGGTATTCCTATTGTTAG tgtagatatacCGAGCGGTTGGCATGTAGAGAATGGACCGTCTGCAGATGATATTCAACCAAATCTGCTAATATCATTGACAGCACCGAAAATGTGCGCTCGTCATTTCACTGGAGAATATCACTATTTGGGCGGCCGATTTGTGCCGTTTGCGTTACAGGAGAAGTATCAATTATGTTTGCCTCCATATCATGGAACTGATACCTGTGTCAAACTATCAGGATAA